One segment of Polaribacter huanghezhanensis DNA contains the following:
- a CDS encoding ORF6N domain-containing protein, with amino-acid sequence MQEEKEKSMISDEIITNKIYLIRNQKVMLDRDLAELYQVETKRLKEAVRRNLSRFPEDFMFELTKKEFENWRTQFATSNSDKMGLRYVPMVFTEQGVAMLSSVLNSDRAIVVNIKIIRIFTKMRQLLSDNLSLQLEIENIKKKLTNNSKNIELVFNYLDELIEKKENKSDRNKIGYKK; translated from the coding sequence ATGCAAGAAGAAAAAGAAAAAAGTATGATTTCTGATGAAATCATCACGAACAAAATTTATTTGATTCGCAATCAGAAAGTAATGTTAGATAGAGATTTAGCGGAATTGTATCAGGTAGAAACAAAGAGGTTAAAGGAGGCAGTAAGAAGAAATTTAAGCCGTTTCCCTGAAGATTTTATGTTTGAATTGACAAAAAAAGAGTTTGAGAATTGGAGGACGCAATTTGCGACCTCCAATTCAGATAAAATGGGTTTGCGTTATGTTCCAATGGTTTTTACAGAACAAGGCGTTGCAATGTTGTCAAGTGTGTTAAATAGCGATAGAGCTATTGTAGTAAATATTAAAATTATCAGAATATTTACCAAAATGCGTCAGTTATTAAGTGATAATTTATCGCTTCAGTTAGAAATAGAAAACATCAAAAAGAAATTAACCAATAATTCTAAAAATATAGAATTGGTTTTTAATTATTTAGATGAATTGATTGAGAAGAAAGAAAATAAATCAGACAGAAATAAAATAGGCTATAAAAAGTAG